One region of Streptococcus parasanguinis genomic DNA includes:
- the sodA gene encoding superoxide dismutase SodA, with protein sequence MAIILPELPYAYDALEPYIDEETMHLHHDKHHQTYVNNVNAALEKHPEIGEDLESLLADVESIPADIRQAVINNGGGHLNHALFWELMTPEQTAPSAELAAAIDATFGSFEDFKAAFTAAATTRFGSGWAWLVVNKEGKLEVTSTANQDTPISEGKTPILGLDVWEHAYYVKYRNVRPDYIKAFFSVINWNKVNELFAAAK encoded by the coding sequence ATGGCTATCATTTTACCAGAATTACCATATGCTTATGATGCATTGGAACCTTATATCGATGAAGAAACCATGCATTTGCACCATGATAAACACCATCAAACATATGTAAACAATGTGAATGCAGCTCTTGAAAAACATCCTGAAATTGGAGAAGACCTTGAAAGCTTGTTAGCTGATGTTGAATCCATTCCAGCTGATATTCGCCAAGCTGTGATCAACAATGGTGGTGGTCATTTGAACCACGCTCTTTTCTGGGAATTGATGACTCCAGAACAAACAGCTCCTTCAGCAGAACTTGCTGCAGCGATTGATGCTACATTTGGTTCATTTGAAGACTTCAAAGCAGCCTTCACAGCAGCAGCAACGACACGTTTTGGTTCTGGCTGGGCATGGTTGGTTGTTAACAAAGAAGGCAAACTCGAAGTAACTTCAACAGCAAACCAAGATACACCAATCTCTGAAGGTAAAACACCAATCCTTGGTTTGGATGTTTGGGAACATGCCTACTACGTGAAATACCGTAACGTACGTCCTGACTACATCAAAGCTTTCTTCTCAGTGATCAACTGGAATAAAGTTAATGAATTGTTTGCAGCAGCAAAATAA
- a CDS encoding helicase HerA-like domain-containing protein, with protein sequence MTSITITKGAVETPIYLRMLNRHGLIAGATGTGKTVTLKVLTEKLSKEGIPVFLADIKGDLSGLAKAGQWTPKLEERYKLLGITEPFEPQAFPVRLWDVFGQAGHPVRATVEGMGSLLLSRLLDLNETQSGILAIVFKVAQEKDWPLIDLKDLQSLLKEVYEHSSDYSAQYGNITKQSVGAIQRSLLVLEEEGADQFFGEPALDLNDFMQLDASGRGYINILSATKLFHSPKLYSTFLIWMLSRLFETLPEVGDPEKPKLVFFFDEAHLLFKDASKLFLEKVEQVVRLIRSKGVGIYFITQNPQDLPESVLAQLGNRVQHALRAYTPKEMKAIKVAAQSFRPNPDFDTETVITELGTGEALVSFLNEKGQPSVVERAYILSPQSSFDLLNESEQLALITTSPFHQKYATTIDRESAYEKLAAKASKEAQEEEQKEAAKERAAAEKAEQKRSPGRPRKSSLEKAKDSFLSSLFRTIAREIAKLIMGSFKRK encoded by the coding sequence ATGACTAGTATTACTATTACCAAAGGAGCCGTTGAGACGCCTATCTATTTGCGGATGTTGAATCGTCATGGCTTGATTGCAGGTGCAACAGGAACAGGAAAAACGGTTACTCTCAAGGTCCTAACAGAAAAATTAAGCAAAGAAGGCATTCCGGTCTTTCTAGCCGATATCAAGGGAGATTTATCTGGCTTAGCCAAAGCCGGGCAATGGACGCCAAAACTGGAAGAACGCTATAAGCTTCTTGGGATCACAGAACCGTTTGAGCCACAAGCATTCCCAGTTCGATTGTGGGATGTTTTCGGCCAAGCTGGTCATCCTGTTCGGGCGACTGTCGAAGGGATGGGGTCATTGCTTCTTTCTCGTCTGCTTGATTTGAATGAAACCCAATCAGGAATTCTCGCAATTGTCTTTAAAGTAGCCCAAGAGAAAGATTGGCCTTTAATTGATTTGAAGGACCTGCAAAGCCTTTTAAAGGAAGTCTATGAGCACAGTTCAGACTATTCAGCCCAATATGGCAATATCACCAAACAATCTGTCGGAGCCATCCAAAGAAGTCTCTTGGTTCTTGAAGAAGAAGGAGCAGATCAGTTTTTCGGAGAGCCAGCACTTGATTTAAATGATTTCATGCAACTCGATGCATCTGGTCGTGGTTATATCAATATTCTTTCGGCTACAAAGCTCTTTCATTCACCAAAATTGTACTCAACCTTTTTGATTTGGATGCTGTCTCGTCTTTTTGAAACACTTCCAGAGGTTGGGGATCCTGAAAAGCCAAAATTGGTCTTCTTCTTTGATGAAGCGCATCTCCTCTTTAAGGATGCAAGCAAGCTCTTTCTTGAGAAGGTTGAGCAAGTGGTACGCCTAATTCGTTCGAAGGGTGTAGGGATTTACTTTATTACCCAAAATCCTCAAGACCTTCCAGAATCTGTTTTGGCACAGCTTGGAAATCGTGTTCAGCATGCACTTCGAGCTTATACACCAAAAGAAATGAAGGCGATTAAGGTGGCTGCCCAAAGTTTTCGTCCGAATCCAGATTTTGATACAGAAACAGTGATCACAGAGTTAGGGACAGGGGAAGCCTTAGTTTCTTTCCTCAATGAAAAGGGACAGCCTAGTGTGGTTGAGCGTGCTTATATTCTCTCTCCTCAATCGAGTTTTGACCTCTTAAATGAAAGTGAACAATTGGCCTTGATCACGACATCGCCTTTCCATCAAAAGTATGCGACGACGATTGATCGGGAATCTGCCTATGAAAAATTAGCAGCTAAAGCAAGCAAGGAAGCACAAGAAGAAGAGCAAAAAGAAGCAGCAAAAGAACGAGCTGCGGCGGAAAAAGCAGAGCAAAAACGCAGTCCGGGTCGTCCAAGAAAATCTAGTCTTGAAAAGGCAAAAGATTCCTTCTTAAGTTCCTTATTCCGGACGATTGCGCGTGAGATCGCTAAGCTAATTATGGGCTCCTTTAAACGGAAATAA
- a CDS encoding serine hydrolase, translating into MKKYFNLRSIMIAVSILLCLVGTSALGYLHVTQPTASAIEKKAKKTKEVKEQDIEKSTPETKKPRVKSPEAKQAVVDADMETMSAYGLVYDYANKGLVEVVQDFLAESGIDPSQVAFTYRNAITGEQFAMNDLQPMTAGSTYKLPLNMLVVDEVAKGKLNLTDRFDITNTYYEYVGEHDNYVAAFDGAMSIPDMQRYSLVYSENTPAYALADRLGGMEQARKLFSRYGQSRSPEVKTFSEDNKTTTDYYIHVLEYLWNHQEKYADLLELIGESFPGEYYKKFLPDLVIQQKPGYVAEALNVDAIVRESTPYLVAIYTAGLGGTTPESSEISGVGLYQLGQLAYVINEWHRVNMNE; encoded by the coding sequence ATGAAAAAATATTTTAATCTACGCTCGATTATGATTGCGGTCAGTATTTTATTGTGCTTAGTGGGAACAAGCGCACTGGGCTACTTGCATGTTACGCAACCAACAGCATCAGCAATTGAAAAAAAAGCAAAGAAAACAAAAGAAGTAAAAGAACAAGATATCGAAAAGTCTACCCCTGAGACGAAAAAACCACGTGTCAAATCTCCTGAAGCTAAGCAAGCAGTAGTAGATGCAGACATGGAAACGATGAGTGCTTATGGCCTTGTCTATGATTATGCTAATAAAGGTTTGGTAGAGGTTGTCCAGGATTTCCTAGCGGAAAGTGGAATTGATCCGTCACAAGTTGCCTTCACGTATCGCAATGCCATTACTGGAGAGCAATTTGCCATGAATGATCTTCAACCAATGACGGCAGGTAGTACCTATAAGCTACCGTTGAACATGTTGGTGGTGGATGAAGTCGCAAAGGGCAAACTGAATTTAACAGACCGGTTTGACATTACCAACACCTACTATGAATATGTAGGGGAGCATGACAATTACGTTGCTGCCTTTGATGGAGCTATGTCTATCCCTGATATGCAGCGCTATTCATTGGTTTACTCTGAAAATACCCCAGCCTATGCTTTGGCAGATCGTTTAGGGGGGATGGAGCAAGCGCGCAAGTTATTCAGTCGTTATGGTCAATCCCGTTCACCAGAAGTCAAAACCTTTAGCGAAGATAATAAAACGACAACGGATTATTACATCCATGTCTTGGAATATCTTTGGAATCATCAAGAAAAATATGCAGATTTACTAGAACTGATCGGGGAGTCTTTCCCAGGTGAGTACTATAAGAAATTCTTGCCAGATTTGGTGATTCAACAAAAACCAGGGTATGTTGCTGAAGCACTTAATGTGGATGCGATTGTTCGTGAATCGACTCCTTATTTGGTTGCCATTTACACTGCAGGACTTGGAGGTACGACTCCAGAAAGTTCTGAAATCAGTGGCGTTGGTCTTTATCAATTGGGACAATTGGCTTATGTTATCAATGAATGGCATCGTGTCAATATGAATGAATAA
- a CDS encoding Crp/Fnr family transcriptional regulator, which translates to MITKEDYQLLRSHPAFSALPVELFDKLAVEIHARDIPKGQILFYAGDRRERIFLLAKGFARIEQFDSSDQFSYMDYIKKGALFPYGGMFQDERYHYTASAVTDLRCFVIPVNLYELYAQESKEQLLFIMRKLSSILEFQELRLRNVVTASASERVIQSLAILCKDYESLGNQLPFPISMKEMAKLAATTRETVNQVLKKLIDSHKIQYERKQLTFLDTAYFLKSFEEIN; encoded by the coding sequence ATGATTACAAAGGAAGATTACCAATTGCTCCGCTCGCATCCAGCCTTTTCTGCGCTACCAGTGGAGCTATTTGATAAATTAGCTGTTGAAATTCATGCCAGGGATATCCCTAAAGGACAAATTTTGTTTTATGCAGGAGATAGGCGGGAGCGCATTTTTCTTCTGGCAAAAGGCTTTGCTCGTATTGAGCAATTTGATTCGTCGGACCAATTCTCCTATATGGATTATATAAAGAAGGGGGCTCTGTTCCCTTATGGTGGGATGTTCCAGGATGAGCGTTACCATTATACAGCTAGTGCGGTGACGGATTTGCGTTGTTTCGTGATTCCCGTCAATCTCTATGAATTATATGCCCAAGAGAGCAAGGAGCAGTTGCTCTTTATTATGAGAAAGCTCTCCTCCATCCTAGAATTTCAAGAGTTGCGCTTGCGCAATGTCGTGACAGCTAGTGCCAGTGAGCGTGTGATTCAATCCTTAGCCATTCTGTGCAAGGACTATGAAAGTCTTGGAAATCAACTTCCATTTCCAATTAGTATGAAGGAAATGGCCAAATTAGCAGCCACAACTCGAGAAACTGTCAATCAAGTTTTAAAGAAACTCATCGATTCTCATAAGATCCAGTATGAGAGAAAACAACTAACTTTTCTAGATACAGCCTACTTTTTAAAAAGTTTTGAAGAGATCAACTAA
- the arcA gene encoding arginine deiminase: protein MSTKPIHVFSEIGKLKKVMLHRPGKELENLMPDYLERLLFDDIPFLEDAQKEHDNFAQALRNEGIEVLYLEKLAAESLTTPEIREQFIEEYLDEANIRGRQTKNAIREILRGIEDNQELVEKTMAGFQKAELPEIPEEAKGLTDLVESDYPFAIDPMPNLYFTRDPFATIGNAVSLNHMYADTRNRETLYGKYIFKYHPVYGGNVDLVYNREEDTRIEGGDELVLSKDVLAVGISQRTDAASIEKLLVNIFKKNVGFKKVLAFEFANNRKFMHLDTVFTMVDYDKFTIHPEIQGNLRVFSVTYENEALKIVEEKGDLAELLAENLGVEKVTLIPCGDGNVVAAAREQWNDGSNTLTIAPGVVVVYDRNTVTNKKLEEYGLRLIKIRGSELVRGRGGPRCMSMPFEREEI, encoded by the coding sequence ATGTCAACTAAACCAATTCATGTTTTCTCAGAAATTGGAAAACTGAAAAAAGTAATGTTGCACCGTCCAGGTAAAGAGTTGGAAAACTTAATGCCTGACTATCTAGAGCGTCTTCTTTTTGATGATATTCCATTCTTGGAAGATGCACAAAAAGAACACGACAATTTTGCTCAAGCGCTTCGTAACGAAGGAATCGAAGTACTTTATCTTGAAAAATTGGCAGCTGAGTCATTGACTACTCCAGAAATTCGCGAACAATTCATCGAAGAATATCTTGATGAAGCAAACATTCGTGGACGCCAAACTAAAAACGCTATTCGTGAAATCCTTCGTGGTATTGAAGACAACCAAGAATTGGTTGAAAAAACAATGGCTGGTTTCCAAAAAGCTGAACTTCCAGAAATTCCTGAAGAAGCAAAAGGATTGACAGACCTTGTTGAATCTGACTATCCATTTGCAATCGACCCAATGCCAAACTTGTACTTCACACGTGACCCATTTGCTACAATTGGTAATGCAGTATCATTGAACCACATGTACGCAGATACACGTAACCGTGAAACTTTGTATGGTAAATACATCTTCAAATACCACCCAGTATATGGTGGTAATGTAGATTTGGTATACAACCGTGAAGAAGATACTCGTATCGAAGGTGGGGACGAATTGGTCCTTTCTAAAGATGTCTTGGCAGTTGGTATCTCACAACGTACAGACGCTGCATCAATTGAAAAATTGTTGGTAAACATCTTCAAGAAGAACGTTGGCTTCAAGAAAGTCTTGGCCTTCGAATTTGCGAACAACCGTAAATTCATGCACTTGGATACAGTATTCACAATGGTGGACTACGATAAATTCACCATCCACCCAGAAATCCAAGGCAACCTTCGCGTCTTCTCTGTAACATATGAAAATGAAGCATTGAAGATTGTTGAAGAAAAAGGTGATTTGGCTGAATTACTTGCTGAAAACCTTGGTGTTGAAAAAGTTACATTGATCCCTTGTGGTGATGGCAATGTGGTTGCAGCTGCTCGTGAACAATGGAACGACGGATCAAATACTCTTACAATCGCACCTGGTGTGGTAGTTGTATACGATCGTAACACAGTCACAAACAAGAAATTAGAAGAATACGGACTTCGTTTGATTAAGATCCGCGGAAGTGAATTGGTTCGCGGTCGTGGTGGACCTCGTTGTATGTCAATGCCATTTGAACGTGAAGAAATCTAA
- the argF gene encoding ornithine carbamoyltransferase — MTNSVFQGRSFLAEKDFTRAELEYLIGLSAHLKDLKKRNIEHHYLAGKNIALLFEKTSTRTRAAFTTAAIDLGAHPEYLGANDIQLGKKESTEDTAKVLGRMFDGIEFRGFSQRMVEELAEFSGVPVWNGLTDEWHPTQMLADYLTVQENFGRLEGLTLVYCGDGRNNVANSLLVTGAILGVNVHIFSPKELFPEKEIVELAEGYAKESGAHILITEDADEAVKGADVLYTDVWVSMGEEDKFAERVALLKPYQVNMDLIKKADNKDLIFLHCLPAFHDTNTVYGKDVAEKFGVEEMEVTDEVFRSKYARHFDQAENRMHTIKAVMAATLGNLYIPKV, encoded by the coding sequence ATGACAAATTCAGTGTTCCAAGGACGTAGCTTCTTGGCAGAAAAAGACTTTACACGTGCAGAGTTAGAGTACCTTATCGGACTTTCAGCTCACTTGAAAGACCTTAAAAAACGCAACATTGAACACCACTATCTTGCTGGTAAAAACATTGCGCTTTTGTTTGAAAAAACTTCAACTCGTACTCGTGCTGCCTTCACAACAGCAGCTATCGACCTTGGTGCTCACCCAGAATACCTAGGTGCAAACGACATCCAACTTGGTAAAAAAGAATCTACAGAAGATACTGCTAAAGTTCTTGGACGTATGTTTGACGGTATTGAATTCCGTGGTTTCAGCCAACGTATGGTTGAAGAATTGGCTGAATTCTCAGGTGTTCCAGTATGGAATGGTTTGACTGACGAATGGCACCCAACTCAAATGCTTGCAGACTACTTGACAGTTCAAGAAAACTTTGGACGTTTGGAAGGTTTGACACTTGTATACTGTGGTGATGGACGTAACAACGTTGCGAACAGCCTTCTTGTAACAGGTGCTATCCTTGGTGTGAACGTACACATCTTCTCACCAAAAGAACTCTTCCCAGAAAAAGAAATCGTTGAATTGGCAGAAGGATATGCAAAAGAAAGTGGCGCTCATATCTTGATCACTGAAGATGCCGATGAAGCTGTGAAAGGTGCAGACGTACTTTACACTGACGTTTGGGTATCTATGGGTGAAGAAGACAAATTTGCAGAACGTGTTGCCCTTTTGAAACCTTACCAAGTAAACATGGATTTGATTAAGAAAGCTGATAACAAAGACTTAATCTTCTTGCACTGCTTGCCAGCCTTCCACGATACAAATACTGTTTACGGTAAAGATGTTGCTGAAAAATTCGGCGTAGAAGAAATGGAAGTTACTGACGAAGTGTTCCGCAGCAAATATGCTCGTCACTTTGACCAAGCTGAAAACCGTATGCACACCATCAAAGCGGTTATGGCAGCTACTCTTGGTAACTTGTACATTCCAAAAGTTTAA
- the arcC gene encoding carbamate kinase, translating into MSRKIVVALGGNAILSSDPSAQAQQEALVETAKHLVKLIKNGDDLIITHGNGPQVGNLLLQHLAANSEKNPAFPLDSLVAMTEGSIGYWLQNALQNALHEEGIEKDVASVVTQVIVDKNDPAFVNLSKPIGPFYSEEEAKAEAEKSGATFKEDAGRGWRKVVASPKPVDIKEINTIRTLLNDGQVVVAAGGGGIPVVKEADGSLSGVEAVIDKDFASQRLAELVEADLFIVLTGVDYVFVNYNKPDQAKLEHVNVAQLEEYIKQDQFAPGSMLPKVEAAIAFVNGRPEGKAVITSLENLGALIESESGTIIQKD; encoded by the coding sequence ATGTCAAGAAAAATCGTCGTTGCTTTGGGAGGAAATGCTATTCTCTCATCTGATCCTTCTGCTCAAGCTCAACAAGAAGCACTTGTAGAAACAGCAAAACACTTAGTCAAATTAATCAAAAACGGGGATGACTTGATCATCACTCACGGAAATGGTCCTCAAGTAGGGAACCTTTTGCTCCAACACTTGGCAGCAAACTCTGAAAAAAACCCTGCTTTCCCATTGGATTCATTAGTTGCTATGACCGAAGGAAGTATTGGCTACTGGCTTCAAAATGCTCTTCAAAATGCTCTTCATGAAGAAGGAATCGAAAAAGATGTGGCTTCTGTTGTGACACAAGTCATTGTTGATAAGAACGACCCAGCTTTTGTTAACCTCAGTAAACCAATTGGTCCATTCTACTCAGAAGAAGAAGCAAAAGCAGAAGCTGAAAAATCAGGAGCAACTTTCAAAGAAGATGCTGGTCGTGGCTGGCGTAAAGTCGTGGCTTCACCAAAACCAGTGGATATCAAAGAAATCAATACCATCCGTACTTTGTTGAACGACGGTCAAGTCGTTGTGGCAGCCGGTGGTGGTGGTATCCCAGTTGTGAAAGAAGCAGATGGTAGCTTATCTGGTGTTGAAGCGGTTATCGATAAAGACTTTGCATCTCAACGTTTGGCTGAATTAGTAGAAGCAGACCTCTTCATCGTCTTGACTGGTGTCGATTATGTCTTTGTGAACTACAACAAACCAGACCAAGCAAAATTGGAACATGTTAATGTGGCTCAATTGGAAGAATACATCAAACAAGACCAATTTGCACCAGGAAGCATGCTTCCTAAAGTGGAAGCTGCCATTGCCTTCGTCAATGGTCGCCCAGAAGGAAAAGCAGTTATTACATCACTTGAAAACCTTGGAGCTTTGATTGAGTCTGAAAGTGGAACAATCATCCAAAAAGACTAA
- a CDS encoding YfcC family protein: MSEKTKKGFKMPSSFSVLLIIIAIMAVLTWIIPAGQYKVDKAGAIIAGSYESVKQNPQGIWDVLMAPINAMLGKAPTSAAIDVAFFILMVGGFLGVVNETGTLDVGIASIVRKYKGREKMLILILMPLFALGGTTYGMGEETMAFYPLLVPVMMSVGFDSLTGVAIILLGSQIGCLASTLNPFATVIASDTAGISSASGLLLRVIFWIVLTGLSTYYVYRYADKVQKDPTKSLTYATREEDLKHFNVDSGEEIPSQMNKKQKRVLLVFISTFVIMVAGFIPFKDLGITFFDSFNESLHKVPYLGQLIGNTDALGTWYFPQTAMLFAFMGILVGIIYGLKEDKIISSFMNGAADLLSVALIVAVARGIQVIMNDGMITATILHWGEEGLKGLSSQLFIVLTYIFYLPMSFLIPSSSGLASATMGIMAPLGKFVNVPGSLIVTAYQSASGVLNLIAPTSGIVMGALALGRVDLSAWWKFMGKLVVAIVVITIALLLLGTVVPFLQ; encoded by the coding sequence ATGAGTGAAAAAACGAAAAAAGGATTTAAGATGCCTTCATCTTTTTCCGTATTGTTGATCATCATTGCCATTATGGCAGTGTTAACTTGGATCATTCCAGCTGGTCAATACAAAGTTGATAAAGCTGGTGCCATCATCGCAGGTAGTTATGAATCTGTGAAACAAAACCCTCAAGGGATTTGGGATGTCCTGATGGCTCCAATCAATGCCATGCTTGGTAAAGCACCAACCAGTGCAGCGATTGACGTAGCCTTCTTCATCTTGATGGTCGGTGGTTTCCTTGGAGTTGTGAACGAAACAGGTACCCTTGATGTAGGGATTGCTTCTATCGTTCGTAAATACAAAGGCCGTGAAAAAATGTTGATCTTGATCTTGATGCCATTGTTTGCCCTTGGTGGTACAACTTATGGTATGGGTGAAGAAACTATGGCCTTCTATCCACTTCTTGTTCCTGTTATGATGTCTGTTGGTTTTGACAGCTTGACAGGGGTGGCTATTATCCTCTTAGGATCACAAATCGGATGTTTGGCGTCAACATTGAACCCATTTGCAACAGTTATCGCTTCTGATACTGCAGGTATCTCAAGTGCTTCAGGTCTCTTGCTCCGTGTTATCTTCTGGATCGTATTGACAGGACTTAGCACCTACTATGTATACCGTTATGCAGATAAGGTTCAAAAAGACCCAACCAAATCTCTCACCTATGCAACTCGTGAAGAAGATTTGAAACACTTCAACGTTGATAGTGGTGAAGAAATTCCTTCACAAATGAACAAGAAACAAAAACGTGTCTTGCTCGTCTTCATTTCAACATTCGTCATCATGGTTGCTGGATTTATCCCATTCAAAGATTTGGGTATTACATTCTTTGACAGCTTCAACGAATCTCTCCATAAAGTTCCTTACCTTGGTCAATTGATCGGTAACACAGATGCTCTTGGTACATGGTACTTCCCTCAAACAGCTATGCTCTTTGCCTTCATGGGAATCCTTGTTGGTATCATTTATGGCTTGAAAGAAGATAAGATTATTTCATCCTTCATGAATGGTGCAGCTGACCTCTTGAGTGTTGCTCTTATCGTAGCAGTAGCACGTGGTATCCAAGTCATCATGAACGACGGTATGATCACTGCAACAATTCTTCACTGGGGTGAAGAAGGACTGAAAGGTCTTTCATCTCAATTGTTCATTGTCTTGACTTACATTTTCTACTTGCCAATGTCATTCTTGATCCCATCATCATCTGGTCTTGCCAGCGCAACAATGGGTATCATGGCACCTCTTGGTAAATTCGTCAATGTACCAGGTAGCTTGATTGTTACAGCTTACCAATCTGCATCTGGTGTCTTGAACTTGATCGCACCAACTTCAGGTATCGTAATGGGAGCTCTTGCTCTTGGACGTGTTGACTTGAGTGCATGGTGGAAATTCATGGGTAAATTGGTCGTAGCGATTGTTGTGATTACTATTGCCCTTCTTCTACTAGGAACTGTGGTTCCATTCTTGCAATAG
- a CDS encoding dipeptidase: MKKRIKDDVKEQFLNSLQTIISYPSVLNEGENGTPFGQAIQDVLEKTLELAQELGFQTYIDPEGYYGYAEIGQGEELLAVLCHLDVVPAGDLKDWQTPPFEATVVGDYLVGRGVQDDKGPSLAALYAVKSLLDDGVQFTKRIRFIFGTDEETLWRCMNRYNQIEEQADLGFAPDSSFPLTYAEKGLLQVKLHGPGWDDLPLQAGQALNVVPDKATYAGHRLEELLPVLDQSGVQYSQTEDSVMVMGVSKHSKDAAEGVNAIVGLAESLSLIQPHPALLFIADAVGEDATGEALFGKITDEPSGDLSFNLATLVIDQEQSEIGIDIRIPVLVDKENLVARLQEIAASYQLEYEEFDYLAPLYVPLDSPLVSSLMAVYQEETGDRTPAMSSGGATFARTMENCVAFGALFPGAEQTEHQANERAKIDDLYAAMEIYREAIQRLATK; encoded by the coding sequence ATGAAAAAAAGAATTAAGGACGATGTGAAAGAGCAGTTTTTAAACTCTCTTCAAACCATCATTTCTTACCCTTCTGTGTTAAATGAAGGGGAAAATGGAACACCGTTTGGACAAGCTATCCAAGATGTCCTAGAAAAAACCTTAGAGCTTGCTCAAGAATTAGGTTTTCAAACATATATAGATCCTGAAGGATACTATGGATATGCAGAGATCGGTCAGGGGGAGGAACTCCTGGCCGTTCTTTGTCACTTGGATGTTGTTCCAGCCGGTGATCTAAAAGATTGGCAAACGCCACCCTTTGAAGCGACTGTTGTCGGTGACTATCTAGTAGGTCGTGGTGTACAGGATGATAAGGGGCCGTCACTCGCTGCCCTCTATGCAGTTAAGAGTTTGCTGGATGATGGCGTCCAGTTTACCAAACGAATCCGCTTTATCTTTGGGACGGATGAAGAAACCTTGTGGCGGTGTATGAACCGCTACAATCAAATTGAAGAACAAGCGGATCTTGGGTTTGCACCGGATTCTTCTTTCCCATTAACCTATGCTGAAAAAGGCTTGTTACAAGTGAAATTGCATGGCCCAGGTTGGGATGATCTTCCTTTACAGGCTGGTCAGGCCCTCAATGTTGTTCCAGATAAAGCGACCTATGCAGGTCATCGTTTAGAAGAATTGCTTCCCGTTTTGGATCAAAGTGGGGTTCAGTATAGCCAAACAGAAGATTCTGTAATGGTTATGGGAGTTTCAAAGCACTCCAAAGATGCAGCCGAAGGAGTGAATGCCATTGTCGGTTTAGCGGAAAGTCTGTCCCTCATCCAACCCCACCCAGCCTTGCTCTTTATTGCAGATGCTGTTGGTGAGGATGCAACTGGAGAAGCCCTATTTGGAAAAATTACAGATGAACCAAGTGGGGATCTTTCCTTCAACCTTGCGACCCTTGTGATCGATCAAGAGCAATCGGAAATTGGAATTGATATTCGAATTCCAGTCCTTGTAGATAAGGAGAATTTAGTGGCTCGTCTGCAAGAAATTGCGGCTAGCTATCAGTTAGAGTATGAAGAATTTGACTATTTGGCTCCTTTATATGTACCGCTAGATAGTCCTTTAGTCAGCTCTTTGATGGCCGTTTACCAGGAAGAAACTGGGGATAGGACACCAGCCATGTCTTCAGGTGGTGCGACATTTGCGCGAACTATGGAAAACTGTGTAGCTTTCGGCGCTCTTTTCCCAGGTGCAGAACAGACCGAGCACCAGGCCAATGAACGAGCAAAAATTGACGATCTCTACGCTGCGATGGAAATCTATCGAGAAGCCATTCAGCGCCTAGCGACAAAATAA
- a CDS encoding arginine repressor has protein sequence MNKIESRHRLIRSIISERRIHTQQELQEALEANGVLVTQSTLSRDVKSLNLVKINEGDSSYYAMNTIAPSRWEKRLRMYMEDALVMLRPVQNQVVVKTLPGLAQSFGAILDALELQEIVATICGDDVCLVICEDNQGALDCFEKLKEFTPPFFFSK, from the coding sequence ATGAATAAAATTGAAAGTCGCCACCGCTTGATCCGCTCTATCATTTCTGAGCGTAGGATTCATACCCAACAAGAACTTCAAGAAGCCTTAGAAGCTAATGGCGTTCTCGTTACCCAGTCTACCCTTTCACGGGATGTCAAATCCTTGAATCTAGTAAAAATTAACGAGGGGGATAGTTCCTACTATGCCATGAACACCATCGCTCCTTCCCGTTGGGAAAAGCGCCTGCGGATGTATATGGAAGATGCCTTAGTTATGTTACGGCCCGTTCAAAACCAGGTCGTTGTAAAAACTCTTCCAGGTCTTGCCCAATCCTTTGGAGCGATCTTAGATGCATTGGAACTCCAAGAAATTGTAGCGACCATCTGCGGAGACGATGTCTGTTTGGTCATCTGCGAAGACAACCAAGGAGCTTTGGATTGTTTTGAAAAATTAAAAGAATTCACCCCACCCTTCTTCTTTAGTAAATAA